In one window of Branchiostoma floridae strain S238N-H82 chromosome 14, Bfl_VNyyK, whole genome shotgun sequence DNA:
- the LOC118430624 gene encoding uncharacterized protein LOC118430624 — protein MASLANKLQKLELLLKSQHSKRVGYGKALREAILSMDHSMEAEVLKSLGDLHLRRGKLSKDSAEFDKAAALYAAALLRCTDPDMRQTLEHRIGYMEKLSRQLLQGYTPHFVWLPPGYRGKITKHNVLRVAKFCSRLDLSIEKSSSVEETYTEMLVTSIENGDIFLELELLKSLGDLYLEKGKKTANLSQFSKAAAMYGKALTRCQDTDTKQTLHHRVLYMVKIWHAVIMRRVSIIVSPSVNSVCKMCLKDTIILKEEN, from the coding sequence ATGGCTAGCCTGGCAAACAAGCTTCAAAAGTTGGAGCTCCTCCTCAAGAGTCAACACAGCAAAAGAGTTGGTTACGGGAAGGCACTGAGAGAGGCCATCCTTTCAATGGATCACTCAATGGAGGCAGAAGTCTTAAAAAGTCTTGGAGACCTGCATCTTCGGAGAGGCAAGCTCAGCAAAGATTCCGcagagtttgacaaggctgctgccCTGTATGCTGCTGCCCTACTGCGCTGCACAGACCCAGACATGAGACAAACACTGGAACATCGTATCggctacatggagaaactctccaGACAACTTCTGCAGGGGTACACTCCGCATTTTGTGTGGCTCCCTCCAGGCTACCGAGGCAAAATTACGAAACACAATGTCCTAAGGGTGGCAAAATTTTGTAGCAGACTGGACCTAAGTATCGAGAAATCCTCATCTGTTGAAGAGACTTACACAGAAATGTTAGTGACTTCAATCGAAAATGGAGACATATTTCTAGAGCTCGAGTTGCTAAAATCTCTTGGTGATTTGTATCTCGAGAAAGGCAAGAAGACTGCAAATTTATCCCAGTTCTCCAAGGCAGCTGCCATGTACGGCAAGGCCCTGACAAGGTGCCAGGATACAGACACAAAACAGACTCTGCACCATCGAGTCTTGTACATGGTGAAAATCTGGCACGCAGTGATCATGAGAAGGGTAAGTATAATAGTTTCACCATCAGTAAATTCTGTGTGTAAAATGTGTTTGAAAGATACTATCATTTTGAAGGAGGAAAACTGA